The following proteins come from a genomic window of Salvia hispanica cultivar TCC Black 2014 chromosome 4, UniMelb_Shisp_WGS_1.0, whole genome shotgun sequence:
- the LOC125217880 gene encoding uncharacterized protein LOC125217880, which yields MGRSSDFKFWEERLSVGHRCCEDELFEFQMRGEDQVEASSPPLWRRPETSTLLPENHQYSCLSPTSRLRAIVDGKRELMEMLKDIPESSYELTLKDIVEHQDKEDVVTDEEKVKHKTPLITKSANTKQICRSESMESEVFLLKMFLPVSLGSKRKKKKAKTRKHSREGPDKQANKQWWKIIYLAITDYQKSRNIIRKSNISNLTSEKKYKSRGQRGCLFWKNSESCKS from the exons ATGGGAAGATCGAGCGATTTCAAGTTTTGGGAAGAGAGGTTATCGGTTGGTCACCGTTGCTGCGAGGATGAGTTGTTTGAATTCCAAATGCGCGGAGAAGATCAAGTTGAAGCGTCCTCTCCTCCACTGTGGAGAAGACCGGAAACCTCCACTTTGCTTCCCGAGAACCACCAGTATAGCTGCCTCTCCCCAACATCCCGTTTAAGGGCAATCGTTGATGGAAAAAGGGAGCTCATGGAGATGCTCAAAGACATTCCTGAATCTTCATATGAACTGACACTCAAAGATATAGTCGAGCATCAAGACAAGGAGGATGTGGTAACAGATGAAGAGAAAGTGAAGCATAAAACCCCCTTGATAACGAAAAGCGCCAACACTAAACAAATATGCAGGAGCGAAAGCATGGAGAGCGAAGTGTTCCTACTAAAGATGTTCTTACCTGTATCTCTCGGTtcaaagaggaagaagaagaaggccaAGACGAGAAAGCACTCAAGAGAAGGACCTGATAAACAAGCAAATAAACAGTGGTGGAAGATCATATATTTAGCCATAACAGATTATCAGAAGAGTAGAAATATCATCAGAAAGAGTAATATCAGTAATCTTACCAG CGAGAAGAAATACAAATCAAGAGGACAGAGAGGCTGCCTGTTCTGGAAAAATTCGGAGAGTTGCAAAAGTTGA
- the LOC125217881 gene encoding uncharacterized protein LOC125217881: MPRILLALHKLINSAASEEMAILSLELYNGFKDTECSLAEEKGSKYHLQKALATEQEKNADLQKQLNMTFYSGKHKSQKINDRKDLGSSSAIVSAESPDKEAASDTNARKGTNRVVPAYRRSKVRGAILNDTEDDA; the protein is encoded by the exons ATGCCACGGATCTTGTTAGCCCTTCATAAGCTCATCAACAGTGCTGCTAGTGAGGAAATGGCGATTCTTTCACTTGAACTATACAATGGTTTCAAGGACACTGAGTGTTCACTTGCAGAAG AGAAAGGGAGCAAATATCACTTGCAAAAAGCTCTAGCTACTGAACAG GAGAAGAATGCCGATCTCCAGAAGCAATTAAACATGACATTTTACTCAGGAAAGCACAAGTCacagaaaataaatgacaGAAAAGACCTAGGTTCTTCGTCTGCTATAGTTTCAGCAGAGTCACCAG ACAAGGAAGCTGCTTCTGACACAAACGCAAGAAAGGGAACTAACCGTGTTGTACCGGCATACCGCAG GTCTAAAGTAAGAGGAGCTATTTTAAATGACACAGAAGATGATGCATAG
- the LOC125223891 gene encoding receptor-like protein kinase FERONIA, whose product MMSHALFFFLLISIYSTVKVSSASTPAYTATELILLCCGASTITTDISHRSWDSDQGSKYVPSNAPSISSASDASTMESSVFAVPYKTARVFHSPLTYTFPLSGGQKFIRLYFYPNIYSNVDTNPSLFSVKANAFTLFQNFSAFLHSRHIQQPAFMIEFIVNIGATQTLELIFTPNPNSSAFVNGIEIVSIPDKLFTPNSNSSAFVNGIKIVSIPDKLYFGEEGEQMNFENGLFNGMNVGGGRVAIEEDSGMFRGWSPDDDYIFCCDNGWTPHNEGIVIKYNNRTPACTEVYTSARTMTNISLSLEWAFPVDSRFFYLLRFHFCEFVWGIEKAYQRVFPIAINNQIADIEVDVFSLAGGRDIPIFRDYITWVPDDGYRGRQDLLLSLGYTGFNAFLNGLQIFKLNGYKRSFAASNPQLKIHRLPASVAVNPTTKQKNHVVIYTVVRSVISIVVVVTAVMFLIIRRQRKVKNAGTRSTEETSGSAVSLTSDICRYFSLNEIKTDDNFVIGRGGFGNVYKGYIDNAATTVAIKRLNSTSNQGASEFLTEIDMLSKLRHRNLVSLIGYCDDKGEMILVYDYMAHGTLRNHIYNSENSPLMWKQCLQICLGAAKGLDYLHSGTKHSIIHRDVKSTNILLDEKWVAKISDFGLSKMGPKTDSFTHISTNVKGTFGYLDPEYFSTCKLTRKSDVYAFGVVLFEVVSRRGAVDMRLEEEKHSLAGWARHCIREGKLDALIEKSLMVQISEGCLEAFVGIAGRCLDLQPHQRPDMGDVVKGLELAMTLQQEKHQVEEDVTA is encoded by the coding sequence ATGATGTCCCACgcacttttcttcttcttgctcaTCTCTATATATTCAACAGTCAAAGTCAGCAGCGCCTCTACACCGGCGTACACCGCCACAGAACTAATCCTCCTTTGCTGCGGTGCATCAACAATCACAACCGACATCAGCCACCGGAGTTGGGACAGCGATCAAGGTTCAAAATACGTACCATCAAACGCCCCCTCCATCTCTTCAGCTTCTGATGCTTCCACTATGGAATCTTCGGTTTTTGCAGTCCCTTACAAGACTGCTCGTGTTTTCCACTCCCCTTTGACATACACTTTCCCCCTCAGTGGAGGCCAGAAATTCATTCGCCTTTACTTTTACCCCAACATTTATTCCAACGTCGACACTAATCCATCTTTATTTTCTGTCAAGGCGAATGCCTTCACCCTCTTTCAGAACTTCAGTGCTTTCCTTCATTCCAGACATATACAACAACCTGCTTTTATGATTGAATTCATTGTTAACATTGGAGCAACCCAAACACTTGAATTAATCTTCACCCCTAATCCAAACTCTTCTGCTTTTGTAAATGGAATCGAAATTGTGTCTATTCCTGATAAACTCTTCACCCCTAATTCAAACTCTTCTGCATTTGTAAATGGAATCAAAATTGTGTCTATTCCTGATAAACTCTACTTCGGGGAAGAAGGCGAGCAAATGAATTTTGAGAATGGCTTGTTTAATGGCATGAATGTAGGCGGCGGTAGGGTTGCAATAGAAGAAGATAGTGGCATGTTTCGGGGCTGGAGTCCTGATGACGACTACATATTCTGCTGCGATAATGGGTGGACGCCGCATAACGAGGGAATTGTGATCAAGTACAACAACCGCACTCCTGCCTGTACTGAAGTATACACCTCTGCTAGAACAATGACCAACATCAGCTTAAGTTTAGAGTGGGCATTTCCCGTTGATTCTCGATTCTTCTATCTGCTCCGCTTCCACTTCTGTGAATTTGTGTGGGGGATTGAAAAGGCATACCAAAGGGTGTTTCCTATAGCGATCAACAATCAGATAGCAGATATTGAAGTCGACGTCTTCTCCTTGGCCGGCGGCCGTGATATTCCCATCTTCAGAGACTACATAACATGGGTTCCTGATGATGGATATCGTGGAAGGCAAGATCTGTTGCTATCTTTGGGTTACACTGGTTTTAACGCGTTTCTAAATGGCttacaaattttcaaactCAATGGTTATAAACGAAGTTTTGCAGCATCCAACCCTcaactcaagatccatcgaCTGCCAGCGTCAGTAGCGGTGAACCCGACAACAAAGCAGAAAAACCATGTTGTGATTTACACTGTGGTGAGGAGTGTTATCAGCATAGTTGTGGTGGTTACAGCGGTGATGTTCTTGATTATCCGGCGGCAGCGGAAAGTGAAGAACGCGGGCACGAGGTCCACTGAGGAAACTAGTGGATCAGCCGTCTCCCTAACTTCAGATATATGCAGATACTTCTCCCTCAACGAGATCAAAACTGACGACAACTTTGTCATCGGCAGGGGAGGCTTTGGCAACGTTTACAAAGGCTATATCGACAACGCAGCCACCACCGTCGCAATCAAAAGGCTCAACTCCACTTCCAACCAAGGCGCTAGCGAGTTCCTTACCGAGATCGACATGCTCTCAAAGCTTCGCCACCGGAACCTAGTCTCCCTCATCGGCTATTGCGACGACAAGGGAGAGATGATCCTGGTGTACGATTACATGGCTCACGGCACCCTCCGCAACCACATCTACAACTCCGAAAACTCACCCTTAATGTGGAAGCAGTGCCTCCAAATCTGCCTTGGGGCTGCCAAGGGACTGGACTACCTCCACAGTGGCACCAAGCACTCCATCATTCACCGCGACGTCAAGTCTACAAACATCCTACTTGACGAGAAATGGGTGGCAAAAATCTCGGATTTCGGACTCTCCAAAATGGGACCAAAAACTGATTCATTCacccacatcagcaccaacgTTAAAGGCACATTCGGATATTTAGATCCAGAGTACTTCTCGACGTGTAAACTGACGAGAAAATCTGATGTGTATGCTTTTGGAGTGGTTTTATTCGAAGTTGTATCGAGAAGAGGTGCAGTGGACATGAGACTTGAGGAGGAGAAACATAGCCTAGCCGGATGGGCTCGGCATTGCATACGAGAGGGAAAATTGGATGCGCTGATTGAGAAGAGCTTGATGGTGCAGATTTCAGAAGGCTGTTTGGAAGCGTTTGTTGGAATTGCAGGAAGATGCTTAGATTTGCAGCCACATCAGAGGCCTGATATGGGAGATGTAGTTAAAGGCCTTGAGTTAGCCATGACTTTACAGCAGGAGAAACAtcaagttgaagaagatgtAACTGCTTGA